GTCATCATCTTTAATACTTTTCAGCGTATACAATGCGTCGCGCAAAGGTAAAATAGCACGCTTCAGGTAATTCAGGTTTTCACGCTGAGACTCGATCAGGCTTAAGAATTCTGAACGGTGTGCTTTCTGCGCTTCAATGAGTAATTTCTCGATATCAATCTCGTAATTTTCAATCGTAATAAAGAAGTTTTCTATAATCGCATCAAGCATCAGGTACAATAAATAATCGTTTTTCTTTTTCCTGACAATCCCGCCACCGGTACGGATGCGTTCGCGGATATGGGCAAAGAAATCACTTTTCCTTTCTTGGAATGACACTATCAAATTATCATTAAGGAAAAAACTAATCTGTTCAATACGAATAGCTTTAGCGCCTTTTTCCTCAAGTATCGATTTAATGCTAAAAAACAGCATATCGTCATATTCATCAATCCTTGCGCGGCGCAAAACATTCAGCACGTCACTGATCATGAATGGCTCAATACCCAATACCTCACCAATCTCCCGGATCAAATCCGTATTGTGCAATCCATGGATATTAAGCCATTTGACATCCTGCTGCTGCTCCGGATCCAGGCATTCCTTGCGTAACCGGTCGAGCGTAACATTTTTATATTCCTCAAAACCTTCCTCATCATAAACGAAGAGTTGCATTTCTACCGGATCTGTTTTGTAACTGCCGGTATATTCGTAAAAGCTTTGCTGGACTTTGCGAACCTTGCTGTATTTGATTCTTTTCAAACGAAGATAATTTTTACATAAAGATAGGAGTTTTTGAATTTCCATTCTACATTTACTGAAAATACGCTTATGCAAACTTTATTGACAAATATCAGCCAGTTGCTGCAGGTTCGTGAAGCCAATATTGACAAAGTTTCAGGTGCTGAAATGGCCCATTTGCCTTTGCTGGAAAATGCCTGGCTATGGATTGAAGATGGCCTTATAAAAGATTTCGGGACGATGGAAACGCTTCCCATACATACTTCCATCCGAAAAATCGATTGCACGGGCCGCGTCGTTCTTCCTGCCTGGTGCGACAGCCATACGCATTTGGTCTATGCCGGAAACCGCATCCAGGAATTTGTTGACCGGATTAATGGTTTAAGTTATGAGGAAATTGCGAATCGCGGTGGCGGCATCCTGAATTCTGCCAAAAAACTCCATGAGACTGCTGAAGATGAGATTTATGAACAGTCAGTTTTAAGGCTTAAAGAAGTCATGCAGCAGGGAACCGGCGCCATTGAAATCAAATCCGGTTACGGCCTTAGTTTGGAAGGTGAATTAAAAATGCTGCGGATTATTAAACGTTTGAAGGAAAATTTTCCTGTCGCGATTAAAGCCACTTTCCTTGGCGCACATGCTTTCCCAATAGCATTTAAAGAAAATCATGCGGGTTATATTGACTTAATTATCCATGAAATGCTACCCGCCATTGCCAGAGAAAACCTGGCGGATTACATCGACGCATTTTTGGAAACAGGTTATTTTTCTGTTGAAGAAACCGAAAGCATTATGCTGGCCGGGAAGCAATACGGACTTACAGCCAAAATCCATGTGAATCAATTTACAGCTATTAACGGGATTGCTGCCTGCGTTAAGCATGATGCCCTTTCCGTCGATCATCTTGAAATCCTCACCGATGAGGATATTGAATCCCTCAAAGGATCTGGAACGATGCCGGTAGCGCTTCCCTCCTGCTCTTTCTTCATCAGTATTCCTTATACACCGGCAAGAAAAATGTTGTCAGCAGGTTTGCCTTTAGCACTTGCAACCGATTTTAACCCCGGAACCACACCATCAGGAAACATGAACCTGGTCGTGGCGACGGCCTGTATCAAGATGAAAATGACACCTGAAGAAGCTATTAATGCCGCTACAATAAACGGGGCTTACGCTATGGGGATTTCTGAAACGCACGGAAGCATTACGAAAGGGAAGGCCGCCAATCTTATCATCACCAAACCGGTTCAGTCTTATTACCAATTGCCATACGCCTTTGGCAGCAACCTTATTGAAGATGTGATCATCAGCGGTGAAATCATATCATAAAAAAAAAAGAGCCCTCAAAGGCTCTTTTATTGAATCAATAATTAACGGGGGTTTATTTTAAAGTAAATGACGTTTTAGAAACCAATTCGCTTTTATCGAATATGTTTACGAAATAACTCCCTTTGGCAAAATCCTTGCCGTTTCCATCAAGATATTCACAAACATCAACCGCCTGGTTGTTGTATGGGACCACTGTCGTAAAGCTGTATGTAAGGGTCATGTCACCGAAAGTCTCCGTTTTCTTATCGCCGATGACGTTATTCTTGCTGTCAATAATCTGGACATAGTAGGTCTTATCTCCGGATTTTGCAATGGCATTGGCGGCAACTGCAAAACAAACTTTCAATTTATCCGCGCGGCTGGCTTTTTCGGTTTCGATCTGTTTCCCGGAACTTCTTTGCTTGATGGCTTGCGTACGGAGATTCATTACGACAAGTTTTGACCCTTTTTCGACCGTTTTGGCGAGGTTTTCATTCTGGACGACTAATGTGTCGTTATACTTTTTCGATTGCCCAAGTGCTACAACAGTACTGTCGCGTTGCACGGTCAGCGTTTCATTTTGCTTCTTAAGCTCTTCATTTTCAGCGACGAGTTTCTTCATGTTCACCTGAAGCGCATTGTATTGTTCGCGGTATTTACGAAGTGAGGCTGCATCACCTTTTGATTTTTGCAGGTCGGCAATCAGGTTCACGACCTTCTCACGTTCAGCAATCAATTCGTCCGAGACTTCCGTTTTATCTTTAATCGCCTGCTCGT
This genomic stretch from Flavobacterium pallidum harbors:
- the hutI gene encoding imidazolonepropionase, producing the protein MQTLLTNISQLLQVREANIDKVSGAEMAHLPLLENAWLWIEDGLIKDFGTMETLPIHTSIRKIDCTGRVVLPAWCDSHTHLVYAGNRIQEFVDRINGLSYEEIANRGGGILNSAKKLHETAEDEIYEQSVLRLKEVMQQGTGAIEIKSGYGLSLEGELKMLRIIKRLKENFPVAIKATFLGAHAFPIAFKENHAGYIDLIIHEMLPAIARENLADYIDAFLETGYFSVEETESIMLAGKQYGLTAKIHVNQFTAINGIAACVKHDALSVDHLEILTDEDIESLKGSGTMPVALPSCSFFISIPYTPARKMLSAGLPLALATDFNPGTTPSGNMNLVVATACIKMKMTPEEAINAATINGAYAMGISETHGSITKGKAANLIITKPVQSYYQLPYAFGSNLIEDVIISGEIIS
- the corA gene encoding magnesium/cobalt transporter CorA, which encodes MKRIKYSKVRKVQQSFYEYTGSYKTDPVEMQLFVYDEEGFEEYKNVTLDRLRKECLDPEQQQDVKWLNIHGLHNTDLIREIGEVLGIEPFMISDVLNVLRRARIDEYDDMLFFSIKSILEEKGAKAIRIEQISFFLNDNLIVSFQERKSDFFAHIRERIRTGGGIVRKKKNDYLLYLMLDAIIENFFITIENYEIDIEKLLIEAQKAHRSEFLSLIESQRENLNYLKRAILPLRDALYTLKSIKDDDEFDGIEKANYTFFARLHQKSLEILEQIEYDSNTLESASNIFYSSQAQKMNQIMKTLTIFSVIFMPLTFIVGVYGMNFENMPELKTKNGYFIVLGVMFVTVVFMVYYFRRKKWF